One Vidua chalybeata isolate OUT-0048 chromosome 13, bVidCha1 merged haplotype, whole genome shotgun sequence genomic window carries:
- the DMXL2 gene encoding dmX-like protein 2 isoform X5: MHLHQVLTGAVNPGDNGYSVGSVQDTPFTAYGSGCDIVILANDFECVQIIPGAKHGNIQVSCVECSQRQGRIAASYGNAVCIFEPLGINSHKRNCQLKCQWLKTGQFFLSSMTYNLAWDPQGNRLLTATDFLQLWAPPSDDILEEDEDDDASNQIKDDKVLPVLNDWKCVWQCKTATSVHLMSWSPDGEYFATAGKDDCLLKVWYPMTGWKSSLLPQGNEEKKKCSEDVQFSFVYLAHPRAVTGFSWRNISKYMPRGLVCNVLLTSCLDGICRLWAETLLPEDTLLGEQICETTTSSISSTISQSGKQKDTIQHALETIHHLKNMRKGQRRSSVLVTHTDVLPDQQGTHEVQRHISHQANALGHFHIAASINPNTDIPSVLAGTAFNIDEGSGGFVVHWLNNKEFHFTSSIEVFMQHLRQISEQQLEQDFDIEAEEEEETEEKEKEKGLHMKLDHDLSIDRESETGTGTGSSEHEDGEREGSPKTSLLVGPRLPLPTVLLDRKIDLLLTEWNRNPDMLFTIHPVDGTFLVWHVKYLDEYTPGIFRQVQVSFSSRIPVAFPSGDASSLSKNIMMYACPVFVKDSSSAAQQKTMDFPDNTVANKGPSFAQDSANVNIISPVVMMISKHIDGSLNQWAVTFADKSAFTTVLTVSHKFRYCGHRFHLNDLACHSVLPLLLTSSHHNALLTPESDTSWDSDRVNRMMDPVKHKRGSSKQQLKNAATRTFHDPNAIYSELILWRVDPIGPLSYTGGVSELARINSLHTSAFSNVAWLPTLIPSYCLGTYCNSASACFVASDGKNLRLYQAVVDARKLLDELSDPESSKLIGEVFNIVSQQSTARPGCIIELDAITNKCGSNTQLLHVFQEDFILGYKPHKEDAEGKETEIFFQPSQGYRPPPFSEKFYLVVIEKDSSGCSVLQMWHLHLKSVQACLAKPAEASSADNKLSVPEQKTVDSSPDVSPGISPIPRSSSIANLQTASKLILSSRLVYSQPLDLPVGVEVVRATPSAGHLSSSSIYPVCLAPYLIVTSCSDNRVRFWRCTVETDLNSKTEEKETYHWRKWPLMNDEGEDNSSTVSIVGRPVAVSCSYTGRLAVAYKQPIQHNGFVSKEFSMHVCILECESTGGSEWVLEQTIHLDDLVKVGSVLDSRVSVDSNLFVYSKSDAFLNKDKYLVPSIKHLVHLDWVSKEDGSHILTVGVGANIFMYGRLSGIVTDQTSSKEGVAVITLPLGGSIKQGVKSKWVLLRSIDLVSSVDGTPSLPVSLSWVRDGILVVGMDCEMHVYAQWKHAVKFGNGESDVFTSEDSTTQDPFKTSAVVKKTSVIDGAGIVDDVFGTPTVIQDGGLFEAAHVLSPTLPQYHPTQLLELMDLGKVRRAKAILSHLVKCIAGEVAIVKDTEAGEGTGPKRHLSRTISVSGSTAKDTITAGKDGTRDYTEIDSIPPLPLYALLAADQDATYVAEETSKIPQGSEDHAKRKTEDQYSDLFQIQPVTTEDFIDFEPEKRESKSKVINLSQYGPTYFGREHASVLSSHLMHSSLPGLTRLEQMFLVALADTVAMTSTELDENRDKNYSGRDTLDECGLRYLLAMRLHTCLLTSLPPLYRVQLLHQGLSTCHFAWAFHSEAEEELINMIPAIQKGDPQWSELRAMGIGWWVRNINTLRRCIEKVAKASFQRNNDALDAALFYLAMKKKAVVWGLFRSQHDEKMTAFFSHNFNEDRWRKAALKNAFALLGKQRFEQSAAFFLLAGSLKDAIEVCLEKMEDIQLAMVIARLYESEFETSVTYTSILYEKILGCQKDGTGFSCTKLHSDPFLRSIAYWIMKDYTRALDTLLEQTPKDDDENPVIVKSCNPVVFSFYNYLRTHPLLIRRYFSSPEGTLATLGLKTEKSFVDKINLIERKLFFTTANAHFKVGCPVLALEVLSKIPKIRKKSPVAEEKDSSSPSIQADISDSKALQDGAGSGDIDWSKPISTSFALESTVESSAQFDWSQPAVKFDDEPLTLDWGEDKNGSDEEDKNVGIMMKKSDSKSEDERTSDTSMVQTPHGEVSEAGDTEVDVIAEQLKFRACLKILMTELRTLATGYEVDGGKLRFQLYNWLEKEIAAMHEICNHDTGDKDYCKTYTKVNGDLLDPEDIMDKPDIGSYERHQIERRRLQAKREHAERRKWWLQKNQALLRVFLSYCSLHGAQGGGLASVRMELKFLLQESQQETTVKQLQSPLPLPTTLPLLSASIASTKTVIANPVLYLNNHIHDILYTIVQMKSPPHPSIEDVKVYTLHSLAASLSASIYQALCDSHSYSSQTEANQFTGMVYQGLLLSDRRRLRTESIEEHATPNSSPAQWPGVSSLINLLSSAQDEDQPKLNILLCEAVVAVYLSLLIHALATNSCNELFRLAAHPLNSRMWAAVFGGGVKLLVKPRRQSENIPAPPLPSEEMDKHRRRFNMRMLVPGRPVKDSNVPPPVPAERPSYKEKFIPPELSMWDYFMAKPFLPLSDSGVIYDSDESIHSDEEEDDAFLSDVQIQEHTDANSYSWALLHLTMVKLVLHNIKNFFPIAGLEFTDLPVTSPLGIAVIKNLEHWEQILQDRMDQFEGPPPNYINIYPSDLGVGAGPAILRNKAMIEPENTPFKSKDYSALPAKRLWHFLVKQELLQETFIRYIFTKKRKQSESVEDRVEQVKQNCVAEDHKNKVEADLGYPGGKAKIIHKESDMIMAFAVNKANSNEIVLASTHDVQELDISALLAAQSFIWIGEEYDRESKSSDDVDFRGSTTTLAPSSAPSFGVSQIQPSPSMPWLGTGQTSTGAGVLIKRNLNNVKRMASHPVHQYYLTGAQDGSVRMFEWTRPQQLVCFQQAGNARVTRMYFNAQGNKCGVADGEGFLSIWQVNQTTSNPKPYLSWQCHSKTTSDFAFITSSSLVATSGQSNDNRNVCLWDTLVSSSNSLIHAFTCHDHGATVLQYAPKHQLLISGACKALVITASIPRRAQPSLCHTLELSCSRGIPPAHLLNKVLQAQTFPNSLIPSTGPGSHSFKPLSRENGHTESLEIK; this comes from the exons atTGCAGCATCATATGGAAACgctgtttgcatttttgaaCCACTTGGTATAAATTCTCATAAAAGAAATTGT CAGCTAAAGTGTCAGTGGCTAAAAACTGGGCAATTCTTCCTCAGTTCTATGACTTACAACCTGGCCTGGGATCCTCAAG GTAACAGGTTATTGACAGCAACGGACTTTTTGCAATTGTGGGCCCCTCCGTCTGATGACATTCTagaggaagatgaagatgatgatgcCAGCAATCAGATCAAAGATGATAAAGTTCTCCCGGTTCTAAATGACTGGAAATGTGTCTGGCAGTGCAA GACTGCAACATCAGTACATTTGATGTCATGGTCTCCTGATGGTGAATATTTTGCAACAGCTGGGAAG GATGACTGCCTCTTGAAGGTTTGGTATCCTATGACTGGTTGGAAGTCATCTCTTCTGCCCCAGgggaatgaagaaaagaaaaaatgctcagAGGATGtgcagttttcctttgtttatttGGCGCATCCCCGAGCAGTGACAGGATTTTCCTGGCGGAACATCAGCAAGTACATGCCCAG GGGGTTGGTCTGTAATGTGTTACTCACATCATGCCTTGATGGCATCTGCCGGCTGTGGGCAGAGACGCTGCTACCCGAAGATACTCTCCTGGGGGAGCAGATCTGTGAAACCACCACTTCCAGCATCAGCAGCACCATCTCTCAGTCtggaaagcaaaaggacacTATACAGCATGCACTAGAG ACAATTCATCATttgaaaaatatgagaaaaggACAAAGGAGATCTTCAGTTCTTGTTACCCACACAGATGTACTGCCAGATCAGCAGGGCACTCATGAAGTTCAGCGTCACATTTCCCATCAAGCAAATGCACTTGGTCACTTCCACATAGCAGCAAGCATCAACCCTAATACAG ATATTCCTTCGGTGTTGGCTGGAACTGCTTTTAATATAGATGAAGGAAGTGGAGGCTTTGTTGTCCACTGGCTGAATAATaaagaatttcattttacatcCTCTATTGAAGTATTCATGCAACATCTAAGACAAATTTCGGAACAACAACTAGAACAAGATTTTGATATTGaagctgaagaggaagaagaaacagaagaaaaagaaaaagaaaaaggcttaCATATGAAGTTAGATCATG ATTTGTCAATAGACAGAGAATCAGAGACAGGGACTGGTACAGGCTCTTCAGAACATGAAGatggagaaagagagggaagCCCCAAAACATCTTTGCTAGTGGGCCCACGCCTGCCTCTGCCGACAGTTTTGTTGGACCGGAAAATCGACTTGCTCCTAACGGAATGGAACAGGAATCCAGATATGCTTTTTACTATCCATCCTGTTGATGGTACCTTTCTAGTGTGGCATGTGAAGTATTTAGATGAATACACTCCAGGCATCTTTCGACAAGTTCAG gtttcattttcttctagGATTCCTGTTGCATTTCCATCTGGAGATGCTAGCTCCCTTAGCAAAAATATTATGATGTATGCCTGCCCTGTCTTTGTAaaagacagcagcagtgctgcacagcagaaaacaatgGACTTTCCAGATAATACTGTAGCAAATAAAGGACCAAGCTTTGCCCAGGACAGTGCAAATGTGAATATAATTTCTCCTGTGGTAATGATGATTTCCAAACATATAGATGGCTCTCTAAACCAGTGGGCAGTTACTTTTGCTGATAAATCAGCTTTCACTACAGTGCTAACTGTATCTCATAAGTTCAGGTACTGTGGGCACCGCTTTCACCTCAATGATCTGGCCTGCCATTCTGTTTTACCACTGCTGCTGACGTCTTCTCATCACAATGCTCTGTTAACTCCTGAGTCAGACACTTCCTGGGACTCCGACAGGGTAAACAGGATGATGGATCCTGTTAAACATAAGAGAGGTTCTTCTAAGCAGCAGCTTAAAAATGCAGCAACCCGTACATTCCATGACCCAAATGCAATCTATAGTGAGCTGATTCTGTGGCGAGTAGATCCCATAGGACCTTTATCCTACACTGGAGGAGTGTCTGAGCTGGCTCGAATTAACTCTCTTCACACCTCTGCTTTCTCTAACGTAGCCTGGCTTCCAACACTAATTCCCAGCTATTGCCTTG GTACCTATTGCAACTCTGCTAGTGCTTGCTTTGTTGCATCAGATGGCAAAAACCTGAGGCTCTATCAAGCTGTTGTAGATGCACGAAAACTTCTGGATGAATTATCTGACCCTGAGTCATCT aaaCTTATTGGGGAGGTGTTTAATATTGTGAGCCAGCAATCTACTGCTCGACCAGGATGTATCATTGAGCTCGATGCAATAACTaacaaa TGTGGCTCAAACACACAATTGCTTCATGTCTTCCAAGAAGACTTCATTTTGGGATACAAACCACATAAGGAGGATGCGGAAGGGAAGGAAACTGAGATATTTTTCCAGCCATCACAAG GGTATCGTCCACCACCTTTCTCAGAGAAGTTCTACCTGGTAGTAATTGAAAAAGATAGTAGTGGCTGTTCTGTTCTTCAAATGTGGCATCTTCATCTCAAATCTGTGCAAGCCTGTTTAG caAAACCAGCTGAAGCATCTTCAGCAGATAATAAGCTTAGTGTACCTGAGCAGAAGACTGTGGATTCTTCTCCAGATGTATCACCTGGCATAAGTCCCATACCACGATCTTCATCAATTGCTAACCTTCAGACTGCTAGTAAACTCATTCTGAGCTCCAGACTTGTGTATAGCCAACCCCTGGATCTTCCTGTTGGTGTGGAAGTAGTAAGAGCAACTCCTTCAGCAG GTCACTTGAGTTCCTCATCAATATACCCTGTCTGCCTCGCACCTTATTTGATAGTAACGTCCTGTTCGGACAACAGAGTGCGGTTCTGGAGATGCACTGTAGAGACTGACCTGAACAGCAAAACTGAGGAGAAGGAGACGTACCACTGGAGAAAATGGCCTTTAATGAATGATGAAGGGGAAGACAACAGCAGTACAGTGAGCATAGTAGGAAGGCCGGTTGCTGTTAGCTGTTCTTACACAGGACGTCTTGCAGTAGCATACAAACAACCCATACAGCATAATGGGTTTGTTTCCAAAGAATTTTCCATGCATGTTTGTATACTTGAATGTGAGTCTACTGGAGGATCAGAGTGGGTTTTGGAACAGACAATTCATCTGGATGATTTAGTTAAGGTTGGAAGTGTACTTGACTCAAGGGTCAGCGTGGATagtaatttatttgtttacagTAAGTCAGATGCTTTTTTGAATAAAGACAAATACCTGGTGCCTAGTATCAAGCATTTGGTGCATTTGGACTGGGTTTCAAAAGAAGATGGTTCACATATACTGACAGTTGGAGTGGGTGCCAACATCTTCATGTATGGAAGGCTTTCAGGGATTGTAACAGATCAAACCAGCAGTAAAGAGGGAGTAGCTGTCATCACCCTGCCACTAGGAGGGAGCATAAAACAAGGTGTGAAGTCAAAGTGGGTGTTGCTGAGGTCCATTGATTTGGTTTCATCCGTGGATGGcactccttccctgcctgtgtcTCTATCTTGGGTGAGAGATGGAATACTGGTGGTGGGAATGGACTGTGAAATGCACGTTTATGCCCAGTGGAAACATGCGGTCAAGTTTGGTAATGGAGAAAGCGATGTTTTTACTTCTGAAGACTCAACAACACAAGATCCATTCAAAACAAGTGCAGTAGTGAAGAAGACCAGTGTAATTGATGGGGCAGGTATTGTGGATGATGTTTTTGGCACTCCAACTGTAATTCAGGATGGGGGCCTCTTTGAAGCTGCTCATGTTCTTTCACCTACTCTACCCCAGTATCATCCAACCCAGTTATTAGAACTGATGGACCTGGGTAAAGTTCGCCGAGCCAAAGCCATTCTGTCGCATTTAGTTAAATGCATTGCAGGAGAAGTTGCAATAGTCAAAGACAcagaagctggagaagggaCTGGTCCTAAACGCCATCTTTCTCGCACCATCAGTGTGAGTGGCAGTACTGCCAAGGATACCATTACTGCTGGGAAAGATGGTACCCGAGACTACACAGAGATAGACTCAATTCCCCCACTGCCACTGTATGCACTGCTTGCTGCAGATCAGGATGCCACCTATGTTGCCGAAGAAACTTCTAAAATACCTCAGGGCTCTGAAGACCAcgcaaagagaaaaacagaggaTCAGTACTCAGATCTGTTCCAGATTCAACCTGTTACAACCGAAGACTTTATAGATTTTGAGCCTGAAAAGAGGGAGAGTAAATCCAAAGTTATTAATCTGTCACAGTATGGGCCAACTTACTTTGGCCGAGAACATGCCAGTGTCCTTTCAAGCCACCTGATGCACTCAAGTTTGCCAGGCCTCACTCGACTGGAGCAGATGTTCCTTGTAGCTTTGGCGGACACTGTGGCCATGACAAGCACTGAACTAGATGAGAACAGAGATAAGAATTACTCAG GAAGAGATACGTTAGATGAATGTGGCCTCCGGTACCTGCTGGCCATGCGCCTGCACACCTGCCTGCTGACATCCCTGCCTCCCCTGTACCGCGTCCAGCTGCTCCACCAAG GCCTGTCAACTTGCCATTTTGCATGGGCTTTCCATTCTGAGGCTGAGGAGGAGTTGATCAATATGATTCCTGCTATCCAGAAGGGAGACCCACAGTGGTCTGAGCTGAGAGCTATGGGCATTGGTTGGTGGGTCAGGAATATCAACACTCTCCGAAGGTGCATTGAGAAG GTTGCAAAAGCTTCATTCCAGAGGAACAATGATGCCTTAGATGCTGCACTTTTTTACCTTGCTATGAAGAAAAAGGCAGTGGTGTGGGGTCTGTTTAG GTCCCAGCACGATGAAAAGATGACTGCCTTTTTCAGCCACAACTTCAATGAAGACCGATGGCgtaaagctgctttaaaaaatgcttttgctttgttggGAAAACAACGTTTTGAGCAGTCAGCTGCATTTTTCTTGCTAGCAGGTTCACTAAAAGATGCTATAGAG GTGTGCCTTGAGAAAATGGAAGACATCCAGTTGGCCATGGTCATTGCTCGTTTGTATGAATCAGAGTTTGAAACCTCTGTCACATACACCTCCATTCTCTATGAAAAGATTTTGGGTTGCCAGAAGGATGGAACTGGATTCAGCTGCACTAAGTTGCATTCTGATCCATTTCTGAGAAGCATTGCATACTGGATAATGAAAGATTACACACGAGCACTGGATACGTTATTGGAACAAACACCCAAAGATGATGATGAAAACCCAg TTATCGTCAAATCCTGCAATCCTGTGGTGTTCAGTTTTTACAACTATCTTCGGACCCACCCTTTGCTCATCCGAAGATACTTCAGCTCACCAGAAGGAACTCTCGCCACCTTAGGTctaaaaactgagaaaagctTTGTAGATAAAATTAATcttatagaaagaaaattattcttcacTACTGCAAATGCTCATTTTAAAGTAGGCTGCCCTGTACTAGCCCTTGAAGTCCTttccaaaattccaaaaataagaaaaaagtcacctgtagctgaagaaaaagattCATCCAGTCCTTCAATCCAGGCTGACATTTCAGATTCCAAAGCCCTACAGGATGGTGCTGGAAGTGGTGATATAGACTGGTCAAAACCCATTTCAACTTCCTTTGCTTTGGAGAGCACTGTTGAATCTTCAGCACAATTTGACTGGAGTCAACCAGCAGTAAAATTTGATGATGAGCCCCTTACTCTTGATTGGGGTGAAGACAAAAATGGATCAGATGAAGAAGACAAGAATGTTGGGATAATGATGAAAAAGTCTGATTCTAAGAGTGAAGATGAGAGGACCTCAGACACTAGCATGGTTCAAACACCACATGGGGAGGTTTCTGAGGCAGGAGACACTGAGGTTGATGTTATTGCTGAGCAACTAAAATTCAGAGCCTGTTTGAAAATCCTTATGACTGAACTGAGGACTTTGGCTACAGGTTATGAAGTGGATGGAGGAAAGCTCAGATTTCAGCTGTACAACTGGCTGGAAAAAGAGATTGCTGCTATGCATGAAATATGCAACCATGACACAGGGGACAAAGACTACTGTAAAACATATACCAAAGTAAATGGGGATCTGCTTGACCCCGAAGATATTATGGATAAGCCAGACATTGGCTCGTACGAACGGCACCAGATCGAAAGACGCAGGTTACAGGCAAAGCGAGAGCACGCTGAGAGACGGAAGTGGTGGCTGCAGAAGAACCAAGCTCTTCTCAGAGTTTTTCTCAGTTACTGTAGCCTCCATGGGGCACAAGGTGGAGGTTTAGCATCTGTAAGGATGGAGCTGAAGTTCTTGCTGCAGGAGTCACAGCAG gaaaCTACTGTAAAGCAACTTCAGTCTCCACTTCCACTTCCCACAACACTACCACTGCTTTCAGCAAGCATAGCATCCACAAAAACTGTGATAGCTAATCCTGTGCTGTACTTAAACAACCACATCCATGATATACTTTACACTATTGTGCAGATGAAATCACCACCACATCCCAGTATTGAAGATGTCAAG GTGTACACACTTCATTCTTTAGCAGCTTCACTTTCGGCATCCATTTATCAAGCACTATGCGACAGCCACAGCTACAG CAGTCAAACAGAAGCAAATCAGTTTACTGGGATGGTTTATCAAGGACTGCTTTTGAGTGATCGACGCAGACTGAGGACAGAAAGCATAGAAGAGCACGCAACTCCCAACTCATCTCCTGCTCAGTGGCCTG gTGTGAGTTCACTTATCAACCTCTTAAGTTCAGCTCAGGATGAAGACCAGCCAAAGTTGAACATCCTGCTGTGTGAAGCTGTTGTAGCCGTGTACCTGAGTCTCCTGATCCACGCCCTGGCCACCAACTCGTGTAACGAGCTGTTCCGGCTGGCGGCGCACCCCCTCAACAGCCGCATGTGGGCTGCTGTCTTTGGAGGGGGAGTGAAGCTGCTCGTGAAACCCCGCAGGCAGTCTGAAAACATCCCAG CACCTCCTCTTCCATCAGAAGAAATGGATAAACACCGCCGTCGGTTTAACATGAGAATGCTGGTGCCAGGAAGACCAGTAAAAGACAGCAATGTACCACCACCTGTACCTGCAGAAAGACCCTCTtacaaagaaaagtttattcCTCCAGAACTCAGCATGTGGGACTATTTTATGGCAAAG CCCTTTCTCCCTTTATCAGACAGTGGTGTTATATACGATTCTGATGAAAGCATTCACAGTGATGAGGAAGAGGACGACGCTTTCCTCTCCGATGTGCAGATCCAGGAACACACAGATGCCAATTCTTACAG CTGGGCTCTTCTACATCTGACAATGGTAAAATTAGTTCTGCACAACATTAAGAACTTCTTTCCCATTGCTGGTCTGGAATTCACTG aTCTGCCTGTAACATCTCCATTGGGCATAGCTGTAATAAAAAATTTAGAACACTGGGAACAGATTCTTCAAGATAGAATGGACCAGTTTGAAGGCCCACCTCCAAACTACATCAATATTTACCCCAGTGACCTGGGTGTAGGGGCAGGACCAGCTATTCTCCGCAATAAAGCAATGATTGAACCTGAGAACACACCATTCaa ATCAAAGGATTACTCGGCTCTTCCAGCAAAAAGGCTCTGGCATTTTCTTGTGAAGCAAGAACTTCTTCAGGAGACTTTCATAAGATATAtattcacaaagaaaagaaagcagagtgAG TCTGTAGAAGATCGTGTGGAGCAGGTCAAACAAAACTGCGTAGCAGAAGATCACAAAAACAAG GTTGAAGCAGATCTTGGATACCctggaggaaaagcaaagatCATTCACAAAGAATCAGATATGATAATGGCATTTGCAGTTAACAAG GCAAACAGCAATGAAATTGTTTTGGCATCTACACATGATGTTCAAGAACTTGATATTTCAGCTCTACTAGCTGCTCAGTCATTTATATGGATTGGGGAAGAATATGACAGAGAGTCTAAAAG TTCCGATGACGTTGACTTCCGTGGTTCTACCACAACACTGGCTCCTTCAAGTGCACCATCATTTGGAGTGAGTCAGATCCAGCCATCTCCATCCATGCCCTGGCTAGGCACTGGGCAAACCAGCACTGGAGCTGGTGTG CTGattaaaagaaatctgaatAACGTCAAGAGAATGGCTTCACATCCAGTCCATCAGTACT ATCTTACAGGAGCACAAGATGGAAGTGTCCGAATGTTTGAGTGGACAAGGCCACAGCAGCTGGTGTGCTTCCAGCAGGCTGGGAATGCCAGGGTGACAAGGATGTATTTCAATGCCCAGGGAAATAAG TGTGGTGTTGCTGATGGTGAAGGTTTTCTAAGTATTTGGCAAGTAAACCAAACCACCTCAAATCCTAAGCCCTACCTG agTTGGCAGTGCCACAGTAAAACCACAAGTGACTTTGCATTTATAACCTCCTCAAGTCTAGTTGCTACATCGGGACAATCCAATGATAACAG AAACGTGTGCCTCTGGGACACCTTGGTTTCATCTAGTAACAGTCTTATACACG CCTTCACTTGTCATGACCACGGTGCCACAGTACTTCAGTATGCACCCAAGCATCAACTGCTCATTTCTGGAG